Proteins from a single region of Lysinibacillus sp. JNUCC-52:
- a CDS encoding polysaccharide deacetylase family protein produces MEKIAINANHGGLVISLDFELNWGVHDVFRHGQYNKNLYGVRQALPKILMLFKQYEIHATWATVGLLFAESKGEMAHYLRGIPVKYKQMRYAAHSQLAKVGENEQEDPLHFGKALIEEIMQTPHQEIGSHTFSHFYCLESGQTETDFLADLQAMNTICDGYIEPMKSIVFPRNQVNDSYFAICQQAGFVCYRGNELHDLYNPKKFTKKNRLSLGARKWLDSYINVTGNHIVRLEEMQENSFINVRASAFLRPYSSLLRTFEHLKVKRIKEGMLAAAKEGAFYHLWWHPHNFGKHIDKNLAMLEELLQYYQELQKDYNFHSYSMHEVAMLCNVSNNISE; encoded by the coding sequence GTGGAGAAAATAGCAATCAATGCAAATCATGGTGGTTTAGTGATTTCACTGGACTTTGAGTTAAATTGGGGTGTCCATGACGTTTTTCGACATGGGCAATATAATAAAAATTTATATGGTGTTCGTCAGGCATTACCTAAAATTTTAATGCTGTTTAAGCAATATGAAATACATGCAACATGGGCTACTGTTGGCTTATTATTTGCCGAATCTAAAGGTGAGATGGCACATTATTTGCGAGGTATTCCAGTGAAATATAAACAGATGCGGTATGCAGCACATTCACAGCTTGCGAAAGTAGGGGAAAATGAACAAGAAGATCCTTTACACTTTGGTAAAGCATTAATTGAAGAAATCATGCAAACACCCCATCAGGAAATTGGTAGTCATACTTTTTCTCATTTTTATTGCTTAGAAAGTGGACAAACTGAAACGGATTTTCTTGCGGATTTACAAGCGATGAATACAATTTGTGATGGCTATATTGAACCGATGAAGTCCATCGTTTTTCCACGCAATCAAGTAAATGACAGTTACTTTGCAATTTGTCAGCAAGCAGGATTTGTGTGCTATAGAGGAAATGAACTACACGATTTATACAACCCTAAAAAGTTTACTAAAAAAAATCGACTATCGTTAGGTGCAAGGAAATGGCTGGATAGCTATATCAATGTCACGGGCAATCATATTGTACGATTAGAAGAGATGCAAGAAAATTCATTTATTAATGTTCGTGCAAGTGCATTTTTAAGACCATATAGTAGCTTGTTACGCACATTTGAGCATCTCAAAGTAAAACGAATTAAAGAAGGAATGCTTGCTGCTGCAAAGGAAGGTGCATTTTATCATTTGTGGTGGCATCCGCATAACTTTGGAAAACATATTGATAAAAATTTGGCGATGCTGGAAGAGCTTTTACAATATTATCAAGAATTACAGAAGGATTATAATTTTCACAGCTATTCCATGCATGAGGTCGCCATGCTATGTAATGTAAGCAATAACATTTCTGAATAG